In Legionella sp. MW5194, a single window of DNA contains:
- a CDS encoding response regulator: MKDKSILLVEDNVKLANYLKESLQEAGYDVSIEKRGDRAVYRIIREQPCLVILDIMLPGMNGDQICHTIRDEYLGKILMLTAINDIESEVSSLNLGADDYLTKPVADEVLKARIEALLRRPNLVNNQNQFQFGNFSINFSTKSVHLFDEEISISTSDFEMLALLVKNHDRLLSRDSIMYALSGHEYDGVDRGIDLKISRLRKALNDNNKKPYRIKTIHKKGYIFVSAAWE, encoded by the coding sequence ATGAAAGATAAATCAATATTGCTTGTAGAAGATAACGTTAAGTTAGCCAATTACCTCAAAGAAAGCTTACAAGAAGCAGGTTATGATGTTTCTATTGAAAAACGTGGTGATAGAGCGGTCTATCGCATCATTCGTGAGCAACCTTGCCTAGTCATATTAGATATAATGCTTCCTGGCATGAATGGAGATCAAATATGCCATACCATTAGAGATGAGTATTTGGGGAAAATACTCATGCTAACAGCAATTAATGATATTGAAAGTGAAGTATCCTCTTTAAATTTAGGAGCAGATGACTACTTAACTAAACCTGTTGCAGATGAGGTTTTGAAAGCAAGAATAGAGGCATTGTTACGTCGACCCAATTTAGTTAATAATCAAAATCAATTTCAATTTGGCAATTTTTCTATCAATTTTAGTACTAAGAGTGTTCATCTCTTTGATGAAGAAATTTCAATAAGCACCAGTGACTTTGAAATGCTTGCTTTGTTGGTTAAGAACCATGATAGGTTGCTGAGTCGAGATAGCATTATGTATGCTCTTTCTGGGCATGAATATGATGGGGTTGATAGAGGTATCGATTTAAAAATATCACGTTTAAGAAAAGCATTGAATGATAATAATAAAAAGCCCTATCGTATAAAAACAATCCATAAAAAAGGATATATATTTGTATCAGCGGCTTGGGAATAA
- a CDS encoding carbon storage regulator: MEIRTVAFESDLIITLEGNQKVVITPFKTLEPGNFKLGIEAPKNISINRQEIHLRKQEQLKKYEG; this comes from the coding sequence ATGGAAATAAGAACCGTAGCCTTTGAATCCGATTTAATTATTACCCTGGAAGGCAATCAGAAGGTAGTTATTACTCCCTTTAAGACTCTTGAGCCTGGCAACTTTAAGTTGGGTATTGAGGCTCCTAAAAATATATCCATTAACAGACAGGAAATCCATTTAAGAAAACAAGAACAATTAAAGAAATATGAGGGTTAG
- a CDS encoding glutaredoxin domain-containing protein: MSVKITLYRWEGQYGAFKIKVPCGECSLTKDIILDAIATDLKDIPVELDIHAWLNEWWKPLLKGAWHAPIVLVEGKVISQGHALNRGVLTQAVIEAHAKQTTLTGNHIFGKPHCIHCQHAKQYFEEAKLSYEFHDVVKNPRDLYEMLARVKPIVGAKTPITVPQIWLDSQYVGGAEELSAILGREVEPNPERGICSLTAKGHEKN, from the coding sequence ATGTCAGTCAAAATCACACTGTATCGTTGGGAAGGACAATATGGGGCTTTCAAAATCAAAGTCCCTTGTGGTGAATGTTCGCTCACCAAGGATATTATCTTGGATGCGATTGCAACGGATTTAAAAGACATTCCTGTCGAATTGGACATTCATGCCTGGCTTAATGAGTGGTGGAAGCCGTTATTGAAAGGGGCGTGGCATGCCCCTATTGTACTGGTTGAGGGTAAAGTGATTAGCCAAGGCCATGCTCTGAATCGTGGGGTGTTAACTCAAGCGGTGATTGAGGCCCATGCAAAACAAACCACATTAACGGGGAATCATATTTTTGGTAAACCCCATTGCATCCACTGCCAGCATGCCAAACAGTATTTCGAAGAAGCCAAACTTTCTTATGAATTTCACGATGTGGTAAAAAATCCAAGGGATTTGTATGAGATGCTGGCACGGGTTAAGCCCATTGTTGGTGCAAAAACACCGATAACTGTTCCTCAAATATGGCTTGATAGTCAATACGTTGGAGGAGCTGAGGAATTAAGTGCCATTCTTGGGCGAGAGGTTGAGCCTAATCCTGAGCGAGGGATTTGCTCTCTTACCGCAAAAGGCCATGAGAAAAATTAA
- a CDS encoding cation-translocating P-type ATPase, whose amino-acid sequence MAEQWHEKSPADMALLFETDLSLGLSEKEAQQRLKEVGLNLLSQQKKTSPFLIFLQQFASVVTWVLLGAVVVSFLLDEKADAIAILAIVILNAIIGFVLEYRADRAMLALQQMAAPKATVLRDGRVRVIAASDIVPGDILLFESGDLIASDARLFELSALKVNEAPLTGESIPVAKNLEICAKETPLADRKNMVFMGTSIADGTGRALVVATGMQTEMGHIAKMLGEASRDETPLQKKLNQVGSRLLWLCFFIIIAIFGLGLLRNIPIFSLFMSSVSLAVAAIPEGLPAVVTVALALGVQRMVRRAVLVRRLSAVETLGCLQVICTDKTGTLTVGEMTARKLVTASDVYSIQGEGYNLTGGFSLQGQEINVSDDTLLQATLRAMTVCNNAEFSEQNGQTTTVGDPTEVALLVAAAKGGVWQGELRSSYPRIKELPFSSERKRMTVVCRQDHQNIAFVKGAPELILERCTYILTKTGIKKLTPNDKARMKQSCELMASEALRLLAFAERQIEPIALEKEEEEIENNLVFLGLIGLQDPPHASSKESISRCKKAGIKPVMITGDHPDTAKAIAKELGILEAGDRLLTGNELENMSEEEFNHCVKDIAVYARVTAEHKLKIVRAWKKQQMVVAMTGDGVNDAPALKEASVGIAMGKTGTAVTKEASDIIVMDNNFTSIVAGIEEGRTIYDNIAKTLGFLLAGNSGELLVVFVALLIGWPLPLLPIQLLWINLVTDGLPAIGLATDMSEPGILNRPPRATQKSMMDMAFFKRVTFVGCLTALVTLGVFAYEYLIDKDLVQAQDAAFSVLVTAELLRAFGARSDTKNIWQVGLFSNLRLFFIVSISFSLQVLIHHIPALRELFGIEPVSLTQCVVWILLGMVPLLVIEAQKRLRKAPNEAF is encoded by the coding sequence ATGGCAGAACAGTGGCACGAAAAATCACCTGCAGATATGGCATTGTTGTTTGAAACTGACTTATCTTTAGGACTATCTGAGAAAGAAGCACAACAGCGGTTAAAAGAAGTGGGACTCAACCTGCTGAGTCAACAGAAAAAAACGTCTCCTTTCCTCATTTTTTTGCAACAATTTGCAAGTGTGGTCACCTGGGTGCTTTTAGGTGCTGTTGTTGTGTCTTTTTTGTTGGATGAAAAAGCCGATGCCATTGCCATTTTGGCCATTGTCATTTTAAATGCCATCATTGGATTTGTTTTAGAATATCGTGCCGATCGCGCCATGCTTGCTCTTCAACAAATGGCCGCTCCTAAAGCCACCGTGTTGCGAGATGGCCGCGTGAGGGTGATAGCTGCTTCTGATATCGTACCAGGAGATATTCTTCTATTTGAAAGCGGTGATTTAATCGCTTCCGATGCTCGCCTTTTTGAATTATCAGCGCTTAAAGTCAATGAAGCACCACTCACCGGAGAATCGATACCAGTCGCTAAAAACCTAGAGATTTGTGCTAAAGAAACGCCTCTAGCCGATCGTAAAAACATGGTGTTTATGGGCACCTCTATAGCCGATGGCACAGGTCGCGCGCTTGTCGTGGCGACTGGTATGCAAACGGAAATGGGGCACATTGCCAAAATGCTGGGTGAAGCGTCTCGTGATGAAACGCCTTTGCAGAAAAAACTCAATCAAGTGGGTTCTCGTCTATTGTGGCTTTGCTTTTTCATTATCATTGCCATTTTTGGCTTAGGTCTCTTACGTAACATCCCTATCTTCAGTTTGTTCATGAGTTCAGTCAGTCTTGCAGTGGCTGCAATTCCTGAAGGATTACCTGCTGTAGTCACAGTGGCTTTAGCGCTTGGCGTGCAGCGTATGGTACGGCGTGCCGTACTGGTAAGGCGATTATCGGCGGTTGAAACACTCGGCTGTTTACAAGTCATTTGCACCGATAAAACAGGAACGTTGACGGTAGGGGAAATGACGGCGCGTAAGCTTGTGACAGCAAGTGATGTTTATAGCATTCAGGGAGAGGGTTATAACCTGACAGGGGGATTTTCACTACAAGGCCAGGAAATTAATGTGTCTGATGACACGTTGTTGCAAGCTACCTTACGAGCAATGACAGTTTGTAATAACGCAGAATTTAGCGAGCAAAATGGACAGACGACAACCGTGGGAGACCCAACTGAAGTGGCTCTTTTGGTTGCTGCAGCCAAAGGAGGCGTTTGGCAAGGGGAACTGCGATCCTCTTATCCTCGCATCAAAGAGTTACCCTTTAGTTCCGAACGCAAACGCATGACGGTTGTGTGTCGACAAGACCATCAAAACATCGCTTTTGTTAAGGGAGCACCCGAACTCATTTTGGAGCGCTGCACCTATATTTTGACCAAAACAGGCATTAAAAAATTAACACCTAATGATAAAGCGCGCATGAAACAATCCTGCGAACTCATGGCCAGCGAAGCATTAAGACTGTTAGCTTTTGCTGAGCGTCAAATAGAGCCTATAGCTTTAGAAAAAGAAGAGGAAGAGATTGAAAATAACCTGGTTTTCTTAGGTCTTATTGGTCTTCAGGACCCCCCTCATGCGAGTAGCAAGGAATCCATCAGTCGCTGTAAAAAGGCTGGCATTAAACCAGTGATGATTACAGGAGACCATCCTGATACAGCAAAAGCCATTGCCAAAGAGCTTGGCATTTTGGAGGCAGGGGATCGATTGCTCACTGGCAACGAACTTGAAAACATGTCAGAGGAGGAGTTTAACCATTGCGTCAAAGACATTGCTGTTTATGCTCGTGTGACTGCGGAGCATAAATTAAAAATCGTACGGGCCTGGAAAAAACAACAAATGGTGGTGGCGATGACAGGCGATGGGGTGAATGATGCACCTGCTTTAAAAGAAGCATCTGTGGGGATTGCGATGGGAAAAACAGGCACTGCAGTTACCAAGGAAGCCTCTGACATCATTGTCATGGACAATAATTTCACCTCGATTGTGGCGGGCATTGAAGAAGGCCGGACTATTTACGATAACATTGCCAAAACACTTGGCTTTTTATTAGCAGGCAATAGTGGGGAGTTACTGGTTGTGTTTGTAGCCCTTTTAATTGGTTGGCCATTGCCGTTGCTTCCTATCCAATTATTATGGATTAACTTAGTAACCGATGGTTTACCGGCCATTGGCTTAGCTACCGATATGTCAGAGCCAGGGATTTTGAATCGTCCCCCCAGAGCCACGCAAAAATCCATGATGGATATGGCGTTTTTCAAACGAGTAACCTTTGTGGGTTGTTTAACGGCTTTAGTCACTCTTGGTGTGTTTGCTTATGAATATTTAATCGATAAGGATTTAGTCCAAGCCCAGGATGCGGCGTTTTCTGTCTTAGTAACCGCCGAACTTTTACGGGCCTTTGGAGCACGAAGCGACACGAAGAACATCTGGCAAGTAGGATTGTTTTCCAATTTAAGACTCTTTTTTATTGTGAGCATCAGTTTTTCCCTGCAGGTCTTGATTCATCATATCCCGGCGCTGCGCGAATTATTTGGCATTGAACCGGTCTCACTCACTCAGTGCGTTGTTTGGATTCTATTAGGCATGGTGCCTTTGTTAGTGATAGAAGCTCAGAAGCGGCTAAGGAAGGCACCAAATGAAGCATTTTAG
- a CDS encoding TolC family protein — MKHFSVKKMIWTILLGFSCFTGPVSYAKIPPALSQLINEATQNNPQIRAARDRLLAAIHVIPQARALPDPKLNAGYINMSENIPMDVDPRREQMLGGQQEIPFPGKLIVRGRIATLEAKRAEAEYQATSFAVIAELKRLYYDLYFVNKSIEIVQRNQELLHEMEKSSEANYSVGKTPQQDIYRAQTEISRLLMRLVILKQQRGSLQAGINRLLNRSLEITIHTPAVLPVTPMCHNLEYFYTLVKSRAPQLIMQQRAVQKGRQAIRLSKMEYFPDVEIEGGRLHDTGMHTKGYQVLLKATVPLYFMQKQNHAVRESLARYNADIEDLQTTYRMLSFQVKNAYLLAERSAKLIHLIQHTIIPQASLTFTSSQATYGVGKVDFLTMLNNLLTLQENELEWHGELAEHEKAIAQIEESTGTFL, encoded by the coding sequence ATGAAGCATTTTAGTGTTAAAAAAATGATTTGGACTATTCTCTTAGGTTTTTCATGTTTTACAGGACCAGTATCTTATGCCAAGATACCGCCTGCTTTATCGCAGCTAATCAATGAGGCCACGCAAAACAATCCTCAAATTCGTGCGGCACGCGACCGACTGCTGGCAGCAATCCATGTGATTCCACAAGCGCGTGCGTTACCTGATCCCAAGTTGAATGCAGGGTACATCAACATGTCTGAGAATATCCCTATGGATGTGGATCCAAGGCGAGAGCAAATGTTGGGTGGCCAACAAGAAATTCCTTTTCCTGGTAAACTCATTGTGCGAGGAAGGATAGCAACGCTAGAGGCCAAAAGAGCGGAAGCAGAATATCAAGCCACTAGTTTCGCCGTTATTGCTGAATTAAAACGGCTTTATTACGACCTTTATTTTGTCAATAAATCCATTGAAATCGTACAAAGAAACCAAGAGCTTCTTCATGAAATGGAAAAGAGTTCCGAAGCCAATTACAGTGTGGGGAAAACACCACAACAAGATATTTATCGTGCCCAAACTGAGATTTCTCGTCTGCTGATGCGTTTAGTCATCTTAAAGCAACAACGGGGATCCCTGCAGGCGGGTATCAATCGCCTTTTAAATCGTTCTTTAGAAATTACAATCCATACACCAGCAGTGCTCCCTGTAACGCCAATGTGTCATAATTTAGAGTATTTTTATACGCTCGTTAAGAGCCGAGCGCCGCAATTAATCATGCAGCAACGTGCTGTTCAAAAAGGACGGCAAGCCATCCGCTTAAGTAAAATGGAGTATTTCCCGGATGTGGAAATCGAAGGGGGACGACTTCATGATACGGGAATGCACACCAAAGGCTATCAAGTCTTGTTAAAAGCAACCGTGCCTCTTTATTTCATGCAAAAGCAAAATCATGCCGTGCGCGAATCACTTGCGCGGTATAATGCGGATATTGAGGATTTGCAGACCACCTATCGTATGCTTTCTTTTCAAGTGAAAAATGCTTATTTGTTGGCAGAGCGCTCTGCAAAACTCATTCATCTGATTCAACATACCATCATTCCACAAGCCAGCTTAACATTTACTTCATCGCAAGCCACCTACGGCGTGGGCAAAGTGGATTTCTTAACGATGCTGAATAATTTATTGACGCTGCAAGAAAATGAATTGGAATGGCACGGTGAACTCGCTGAACATGAAAAAGCGATAGCACAAATCGAAGAAAGCACAGGGACGTTCTTATGA
- a CDS encoding efflux RND transporter periplasmic adaptor subunit — protein MNFKMIIKGVVILSLLSLLQVTQAQQAMDNHDKMDMKQSTQGNEIVIDPARLQAIGITSEPVRRQVVEKIIRTVGRVEADERRVAHIHVRFDGWIENLFINFTGEKVKADQALFTVYSPELVATQQEYLLALNAQKILSKNTTSSAARGAQSAFQAAHQRLLLWGISEKDIEQLRRTGKITRTMTIHSPIQGTVLKKMALVGMRIEPGDELYTIADLSRLWVLGDIYEYELPYIRLGQMADLTLTYLPNELFKAKLDFIYPTIDMKTRTAKVRFEVDNQKEQLKPGMYVNLELKVPLGERLVVPKNAVLLTGERAVVFIYHGNGKIEWRDVTLGVRAGDLLEIIKGVKEGDQIITSANFLIDSESQLKAAMGGMQHQ, from the coding sequence ATGAATTTTAAGATGATAATCAAGGGTGTGGTTATCTTGAGTTTACTTTCGTTGTTGCAGGTAACTCAGGCGCAACAGGCCATGGATAATCATGACAAGATGGACATGAAACAGTCCACTCAAGGAAATGAGATTGTGATTGATCCGGCTCGTTTACAAGCCATTGGCATTACGTCAGAGCCGGTGCGTCGCCAAGTGGTTGAAAAAATAATCCGTACCGTGGGGCGTGTTGAAGCCGATGAGCGGCGTGTTGCCCATATTCATGTGCGCTTTGATGGGTGGATTGAGAACTTATTCATTAATTTTACTGGAGAAAAAGTCAAAGCAGACCAAGCTCTTTTCACCGTTTACAGTCCTGAATTGGTCGCCACCCAGCAAGAATATTTGCTCGCCCTTAATGCCCAAAAAATATTAAGCAAAAATACGACATCGAGTGCGGCTCGTGGTGCGCAGTCTGCTTTTCAAGCAGCCCACCAAAGGTTGTTGCTGTGGGGGATTTCCGAAAAAGACATTGAGCAATTAAGACGTACGGGCAAAATCACTCGGACGATGACGATTCATTCCCCCATCCAAGGTACGGTGCTTAAAAAAATGGCGCTGGTGGGCATGCGCATTGAGCCAGGAGATGAACTCTATACCATTGCTGATTTATCACGCTTGTGGGTTTTAGGGGACATTTACGAATATGAGCTTCCTTATATTCGTCTTGGTCAAATGGCTGATTTGACCCTTACCTACTTGCCCAATGAATTATTTAAGGCCAAGCTTGATTTTATCTACCCTACGATTGACATGAAAACACGTACAGCCAAGGTTCGCTTTGAAGTGGACAACCAGAAGGAGCAATTAAAACCGGGCATGTATGTGAATCTGGAACTCAAAGTACCTTTGGGTGAACGTCTTGTGGTCCCTAAAAATGCTGTTCTACTCACAGGTGAGCGCGCAGTGGTGTTTATTTACCATGGTAATGGCAAAATTGAATGGCGGGACGTGACCTTAGGGGTTAGGGCAGGGGATTTGCTTGAGATAATCAAAGGGGTTAAAGAGGGCGATCAAATTATTACGTCTGCCAATTTCCTCATTGACTCAGAGAGCCAGTTGAAAGCGGCCATGGGAGGCATGCAACATCAATAG